Proteins co-encoded in one Parascardovia denticolens DSM 10105 = JCM 12538 genomic window:
- a CDS encoding DUF3710 domain-containing protein: protein MFGFGKKSKHNKKDRISEDETQDVVEDSQLADSDREDPAETRGAAGKGENADRFDEDSKTAKASDSSDVDESDDAPQNDGSSDDDSSTKDNLLEPTGPWDIDDPDAPDYDEMVNLGAFYLPVISGAELRLKAAPSADPSDPTIIGATLTLGDSSLELEAFAAPKTMGLWEDIRQELLDSNPQASEEEGTFGQEVTLPVTVKGKTYISLIVGVDGPRWMLRGIFTGPAASSEGQEWDALSACFSDIVVDRGQEPLAPRDLLPMTLPQPPKQEDDEDEDWEEKAQEPVKPDGYGVQTTVQTSLTRGPLFSELR from the coding sequence ATGTTCGGTTTTGGCAAGAAGTCCAAGCACAACAAGAAAGATCGGATCTCTGAGGACGAAACTCAGGATGTGGTGGAAGACTCTCAGCTGGCGGACTCGGACCGGGAAGACCCTGCCGAGACCCGCGGGGCTGCCGGGAAAGGCGAGAACGCCGATAGGTTTGATGAGGACTCCAAGACCGCCAAAGCCAGCGATTCCAGCGACGTCGATGAGTCCGATGACGCCCCTCAGAATGACGGCTCTTCGGATGATGATTCCTCCACGAAAGACAACCTGCTGGAACCGACTGGCCCGTGGGATATCGACGACCCTGACGCCCCTGATTACGACGAGATGGTGAATCTGGGCGCTTTCTATCTTCCGGTGATCTCGGGGGCCGAGCTCAGGCTCAAGGCCGCTCCCAGCGCCGACCCCAGCGATCCCACCATCATCGGCGCGACTTTGACTTTAGGTGATTCCAGTCTGGAATTGGAAGCCTTCGCGGCTCCGAAGACCATGGGCCTGTGGGAGGACATCCGCCAGGAGCTCCTGGACTCCAATCCTCAGGCTTCTGAAGAGGAAGGGACCTTCGGTCAGGAGGTGACCCTGCCGGTGACGGTCAAGGGCAAGACCTACATCTCTTTGATCGTCGGTGTGGACGGACCTCGATGGATGCTCCGCGGGATTTTCACCGGCCCGGCTGCCAGCTCGGAAGGTCAGGAGTGGGACGCATTGTCCGCCTGCTTCTCCGATATCGTGGTCGATCGTGGCCAGGAGCCTTTGGCTCCTCGTGACCTGCTGCCCATGACTCTGCCTCAGCCCCCCAAGCAGGAGGACGACGAGGATGAGGATTGGGAGGAGAAAGCCCAGGAGCCGGTCAAGCCCGACGGCTATGGGGTCCAGACCACCGTGCAGACCTCCTTGACCCGGGGCCCCCTCTTCTCCGAATTGCGCTGA
- a CDS encoding peptide ABC transporter substrate-binding protein, with product MMGKAQGLLARSVTRVLPRFLRRSSGKSLASFVCLSFVVASVGLLPACGTGKPSAPPSSTSSSSSAASPNPSASPSSSEDSGIIRAYGTAPVDPLTPGKAQDNASGRLVDLVFAGLVAWDSNGDTHYAAASDIEPNDDFTQFQVTVRSDLGFSDGTEVTAQSFIKAWDYVANIRHKQPNAPYLALIKGYGDLRRKDVTENAHMDGLTQTGEYSFTIELSQPCLNFMSLLANRAFDPLPEAFYANPSKFEANPIGNGPYRISSYQPGKSITLLPNLNYKGAGGAANDGLRFVFYSDPAKAYDDLVKGRLDVTEVVPSARLGFFTSSGKSLPAGLKATNSSGNSLMMLTTSKGYPHFALNQEGALRRKALSRAINRSDLAKETMKNLGLPATDFLNPAVSAYTDSLNGSEVLTHNAQAAKDLWEQANSLSPWKPGDSLDLTYDAQAEDPAFYRSLAESLKKVLKIKVRLRPVSTTYEFGLKMKQGKLRGLIGFTWRPSGLVAWNYLMPLYTNQLAGSGLNASGYQEGDFSTMLSKALVAATASSSISLYQSAEEILLQQLPGIPLVYKNSFGLSSTTVSGFALNSNGLPRYPSIRRIQ from the coding sequence ATGATGGGAAAGGCGCAGGGTCTCCTGGCAAGATCCGTGACGCGGGTCCTGCCCAGATTCCTGAGAAGATCCTCGGGGAAGTCGCTTGCCTCCTTTGTGTGCCTGTCTTTCGTCGTCGCATCCGTCGGTCTTCTCCCCGCCTGCGGGACGGGGAAGCCTTCAGCCCCCCCATCTTCCACTTCGTCATCCTCTTCGGCGGCCTCTCCGAATCCTTCCGCCAGTCCTTCCTCTTCTGAAGACAGCGGAATCATCAGGGCTTATGGGACTGCCCCGGTCGATCCTTTAACCCCGGGAAAAGCGCAGGATAACGCCAGCGGCCGCTTGGTCGACCTGGTCTTCGCCGGTCTGGTGGCCTGGGACTCCAACGGGGACACCCATTATGCGGCCGCCAGCGACATCGAACCGAATGACGATTTCACCCAGTTCCAAGTGACGGTCAGGTCCGACTTAGGTTTCAGCGATGGGACGGAAGTCACCGCCCAATCCTTCATCAAAGCCTGGGACTATGTAGCCAACATCCGGCACAAGCAGCCCAACGCCCCTTATCTGGCCTTGATCAAAGGGTATGGGGACCTGCGCAGGAAGGACGTAACCGAAAACGCCCATATGGATGGTCTCACTCAGACTGGGGAATACAGTTTCACTATAGAACTATCTCAGCCATGCCTGAATTTCATGTCGCTTCTGGCGAACCGGGCCTTCGATCCCTTGCCCGAAGCTTTCTACGCCAATCCGTCCAAGTTCGAAGCCAATCCCATCGGCAATGGACCCTACCGGATCAGTTCCTATCAGCCGGGGAAATCCATCACCCTCCTGCCTAATCTCAACTATAAGGGTGCCGGCGGCGCGGCCAACGACGGGCTGAGGTTCGTCTTCTATTCCGACCCGGCCAAGGCCTACGACGATCTGGTCAAAGGCCGGCTGGACGTGACCGAGGTCGTCCCTTCGGCTCGCCTGGGTTTTTTCACCTCGAGCGGGAAGAGCCTGCCTGCCGGTCTCAAAGCGACGAATTCCTCCGGCAACAGTCTGATGATGCTGACTACCTCGAAAGGATACCCCCACTTCGCCCTCAACCAGGAGGGAGCCCTGCGGCGCAAGGCCCTTTCCCGGGCCATCAACCGTTCGGACCTGGCGAAGGAGACCATGAAGAATCTGGGCCTGCCCGCCACGGATTTCCTCAACCCGGCCGTCAGCGCCTACACCGACAGTCTGAACGGTTCCGAGGTCTTGACTCACAATGCCCAGGCGGCCAAAGACCTCTGGGAACAGGCCAATTCCCTTTCCCCCTGGAAACCGGGCGACTCGCTGGACCTGACCTATGACGCCCAGGCGGAGGATCCGGCCTTCTATCGATCTTTGGCGGAGAGTCTGAAAAAAGTCCTCAAAATCAAGGTCAGGCTTCGTCCTGTTTCCACCACATATGAATTTGGCCTGAAAATGAAGCAGGGGAAGCTGCGCGGTTTGATCGGCTTCACTTGGCGGCCTTCCGGCCTCGTCGCCTGGAACTATCTCATGCCTTTGTATACCAACCAGTTGGCAGGGTCCGGCCTCAACGCCAGCGGATACCAGGAAGGCGACTTTTCGACCATGCTGTCCAAAGCCTTGGTGGCCGCGACCGCGTCCTCGTCCATCTCCCTCTATCAGAGCGCCGAGGAGATCCTCCTCCAGCAATTGCCGGGAATCCCTCTGGTCTATAAGAACTCCTTCGGCCTGAGTTCCACGACTGTCAGCGGTTTCGCTTTGAACTCCAATGGTCTGCCTAGGTATCCCTCTATCCGCCGCATTCAGTGA
- a CDS encoding dipeptide ABC transporter ATP-binding protein, translated as MTDKAIKTGQDSARRRQEEEVPQRALPRPLLDVKDLSVSFQTKNGRTKAVRQASFTVYPGQWVAIVGESGSGKSTSAMATLGLLPGTGRVEGGSIVFEGQEISHYTQKQFEKLRGVKMGLVPQDPMSNLNPVWRIGTQIKEALVANNVDISHEQRIEWEEELKKQEEGATRIPYDDELFIGSDERETLLSEARKALDGLELSEAEKEETMQGFEREWTVGSCTRWRVREQLEGAGLPQDQAEDLARRYVTGSSINDRICGLMEEAGLPDAAERARQYPHEFSGGMRQRALIAMALAARPRLLIADEPTSALDVTVQKKILDHLRYLTDSLGTSVLFITHDLGLAAERAQHIVVMYRGQVVESGPSLEVLQHPQHPYTKRLVHAAPSLASQRIRSDKAAGLDASVDEEHHALSNQDQQGRKVILEARNLVKEFKIPRHDGTFKAVDNISFQIRKGTTLAIVGESGSGKSTVANMILHLLKPTSGSVLYRGQDTIGFKRSQLLDFRRHVQPVFQNPFGSLDPVYSIYRSIEEPLRIHKIGNRLQREKRVRELLDMVEMPQTVLSRYPNELSGGQRQRIAIARAMALDPDVIVADEAVSALDVLVQDQVLRLLNDLQEEKGLSYLFITHDLAVVRQIADDVLVMERGGMKEHNSTDEVFDHPQSPYTRDLLDAIPGGHLQLGLDSFR; from the coding sequence ATGACGGATAAGGCGATCAAGACCGGTCAGGATAGCGCTCGTAGGCGGCAGGAGGAGGAAGTTCCTCAGCGGGCCCTTCCCCGGCCCTTACTGGATGTCAAAGACCTCAGCGTCTCTTTCCAGACCAAGAACGGTCGGACCAAGGCGGTGAGGCAGGCCTCTTTCACCGTCTACCCCGGGCAGTGGGTGGCCATCGTAGGGGAGTCCGGCTCAGGCAAATCCACGTCCGCCATGGCCACTCTGGGCCTCTTGCCGGGGACGGGCCGGGTAGAAGGAGGGTCGATCGTCTTTGAAGGCCAGGAGATCAGCCACTACACCCAGAAGCAGTTCGAAAAGCTGCGCGGGGTGAAGATGGGCCTGGTCCCCCAAGACCCGATGAGCAATCTCAACCCCGTCTGGAGGATCGGGACTCAGATCAAGGAAGCTTTGGTGGCCAACAACGTGGACATCTCCCATGAACAGCGGATCGAATGGGAGGAGGAGCTGAAAAAGCAGGAGGAGGGGGCCACCCGGATCCCTTACGATGACGAGCTCTTCATCGGGTCCGACGAACGGGAAACCCTTTTGTCCGAAGCCCGGAAGGCCTTGGATGGTTTGGAATTGTCCGAGGCTGAGAAAGAAGAGACGATGCAGGGCTTCGAGCGGGAGTGGACGGTCGGGTCCTGCACCCGGTGGAGGGTCCGGGAGCAGCTGGAAGGGGCCGGCCTGCCCCAAGACCAGGCCGAAGATCTGGCCCGACGATATGTGACCGGTTCGTCCATCAACGACCGGATCTGCGGCCTCATGGAAGAAGCGGGCCTGCCCGACGCGGCCGAAAGGGCCAGGCAGTATCCTCACGAATTCTCCGGAGGGATGAGGCAAAGGGCCTTGATCGCCATGGCTTTGGCCGCCCGGCCCCGTCTGCTGATCGCCGACGAGCCCACCTCGGCCTTGGACGTGACCGTGCAGAAGAAGATCCTGGACCACCTGCGCTACCTGACCGATTCCTTGGGGACTTCCGTCCTCTTCATCACCCATGACCTGGGTTTGGCCGCAGAAAGGGCCCAACACATCGTCGTCATGTATCGGGGGCAGGTGGTGGAATCCGGCCCGAGTCTGGAAGTTCTCCAACATCCCCAGCACCCCTACACCAAACGCCTGGTCCATGCGGCGCCTTCCCTGGCCTCCCAGCGGATCCGGTCGGACAAGGCCGCAGGCCTGGACGCCTCTGTCGATGAAGAGCATCACGCCCTGTCCAATCAGGACCAGCAGGGCAGGAAAGTGATTCTCGAGGCCAGGAACCTGGTCAAGGAGTTCAAGATCCCCCGGCATGACGGTACCTTCAAAGCCGTGGATAACATCTCCTTCCAAATCCGCAAAGGCACGACCCTGGCCATCGTGGGGGAGTCGGGATCAGGAAAATCGACGGTGGCCAACATGATCCTGCACCTGCTCAAGCCCACATCGGGTTCCGTCCTCTATCGAGGGCAGGATACGATCGGTTTCAAGCGGTCCCAGCTCCTGGATTTCCGACGGCACGTGCAGCCGGTCTTCCAGAACCCCTTCGGATCCCTGGACCCGGTCTATTCGATTTACCGGTCCATCGAAGAGCCTTTGCGGATCCATAAGATCGGCAATCGGCTCCAGAGGGAGAAACGGGTGCGCGAACTGCTCGACATGGTGGAGATGCCGCAGACCGTCCTGTCCCGCTATCCCAACGAGCTTTCGGGCGGCCAGCGTCAACGTATCGCCATCGCCCGGGCCATGGCCCTGGACCCTGACGTCATCGTGGCCGATGAGGCCGTCTCCGCCTTGGACGTCCTGGTCCAGGACCAGGTCCTTCGGCTTTTGAACGACCTGCAGGAGGAAAAGGGGCTGAGCTACCTTTTCATCACCCATGACCTGGCCGTCGTCCGTCAGATCGCCGATGACGTCCTGGTCATGGAGCGTGGGGGGATGAAGGAGCATAATTCCACCGACGAGGTCTTCGACCATCCGCAGAGCCCTTATACCCGGGACCTTTTGGACGCGATCCCCGGCGGCCATCTGCAGCTGGGGCTGGATTCCTTCAGGTGA
- a CDS encoding ABC transporter permease, whose amino-acid sequence MEDQDRIERIELGEELEYSQTDKTQATRVQVDQEQPGQPQAGQVLPGQERFVALVDEDGLQEVDAVDTHAPSSSLLADTWRSLRRNPLFFISTALILFIVVVALFPRLFTHTDPIYCELGNSLQPARAGHPFGFDLQGCDIYARVIYGTRTSVSIGVLATLLVVLIGGVIGALAGFFGGWVDALLSRVTDVFFAIPLLLGAIVVLQMFKNNGSIWKIILVMAIFGWVSVARIARGAVMEAKNLEFNTAATALGSSRTRNLVHHIIPNALAPVIVVGTTSLGTYIVLEATLSFLGLGLPISTVSWGADIATAQQLLSTSNAIVLVYPSAALAITVLAFIMMGDAVRDALDPKSRTE is encoded by the coding sequence ATGGAAGATCAAGATCGAATCGAACGGATCGAGCTGGGCGAAGAACTCGAATATAGCCAGACGGACAAAACGCAGGCGACCAGAGTCCAGGTAGACCAGGAACAGCCCGGTCAACCCCAAGCGGGTCAGGTTCTGCCCGGCCAGGAACGGTTCGTCGCCCTGGTGGACGAAGACGGCTTGCAAGAGGTGGACGCGGTGGACACTCACGCCCCCTCGTCGAGCCTCCTGGCGGACACTTGGCGCAGCCTGCGTCGGAACCCCCTCTTCTTCATCTCCACCGCCCTGATCCTTTTCATCGTGGTCGTGGCCCTTTTCCCCAGGCTTTTCACCCACACCGACCCCATCTACTGCGAGCTTGGCAACTCCTTGCAACCGGCCAGGGCGGGACATCCTTTCGGCTTCGACCTGCAAGGCTGCGACATCTACGCCAGGGTCATTTACGGGACCAGGACCTCCGTCAGCATCGGCGTCTTGGCCACACTGCTGGTCGTCCTCATCGGAGGGGTGATCGGGGCTTTGGCCGGTTTCTTCGGGGGCTGGGTGGACGCCCTTCTCTCCCGGGTCACCGACGTCTTCTTCGCCATCCCCCTCCTGCTGGGGGCCATCGTGGTCCTGCAGATGTTCAAAAACAACGGGTCTATCTGGAAGATCATCCTGGTCATGGCCATCTTCGGCTGGGTATCCGTGGCCCGCATCGCCCGCGGGGCCGTCATGGAGGCCAAGAACCTGGAATTCAACACGGCGGCGACGGCCTTGGGCTCCTCCCGGACGAGGAACCTGGTCCATCACATCATTCCGAACGCTTTGGCCCCGGTGATCGTCGTGGGAACCACGTCTTTGGGAACCTACATCGTTCTGGAAGCCACCTTGAGCTTCCTCGGTCTCGGCCTGCCCATCAGCACGGTCAGCTGGGGAGCGGATATCGCCACGGCCCAACAGCTCCTGTCCACGTCCAACGCGATCGTCCTCGTTTACCCCTCGGCCGCTTTGGCCATCACGGTGCTCGCCTTCATCATGATGGGGGACGCGGTCAGGGATGCCTTGGACCCCAAGAGCAGGACGGAATGA
- a CDS encoding tyrosine recombinase XerC, with amino-acid sequence MDFAELLHDYCLFLKDSKGLSPQSLKAYESDVDQCLHFLCLHGRTDIQSINTDYLRMWMSYESRKVAKSSLARKIVAVRGFFAYLYTHKLIPSNPARPLGTPKLPKTLPAVLTQKQAVRLMDQAEEVCERDRDGQADRAETGKAKAELSKAEAEKKTLLDMRDDAIMEVLYATGIRVAELVSLDVDDIDFTTRTVKVTGKGNKQRVVPFGKPAAEALDRWIRQGRDGLLDQAAPSAAQGSAADRSAVFVGSRGKRINQRQVREVVHRLAREAGVPDISPHALRHSAATHLLDGGADLREVQEMLGHSSLQTTQRYTHVSMEQLTKKYKRAFPRA; translated from the coding sequence ATGGATTTCGCCGAGCTTCTGCATGACTACTGTCTTTTTCTGAAAGACAGCAAAGGCCTGAGCCCGCAAAGTCTGAAGGCCTATGAGAGCGACGTGGACCAATGCCTTCATTTCCTGTGTCTCCATGGTCGAACTGATATACAATCCATCAATACTGATTACTTACGTATGTGGATGAGCTATGAATCCCGGAAGGTGGCCAAATCTTCCCTGGCCCGGAAAATCGTCGCCGTCCGGGGCTTCTTCGCCTACCTCTATACCCATAAACTCATCCCATCCAACCCTGCCCGGCCCCTGGGAACCCCCAAATTGCCCAAGACCCTGCCGGCGGTTTTGACGCAAAAACAGGCGGTCAGGCTCATGGACCAGGCCGAGGAGGTTTGCGAGCGTGACCGGGATGGCCAGGCCGACAGGGCTGAGACAGGTAAGGCCAAGGCTGAGCTGTCCAAGGCCGAAGCGGAGAAAAAGACCCTGCTGGATATGCGCGACGACGCCATCATGGAAGTCCTGTACGCCACCGGCATCCGTGTGGCTGAGCTCGTTTCCTTGGATGTGGACGACATCGATTTCACCACCCGGACGGTCAAAGTGACGGGAAAAGGCAACAAACAACGAGTGGTTCCTTTCGGCAAGCCGGCCGCGGAAGCCTTGGACCGTTGGATCCGCCAGGGGAGGGATGGTTTGCTGGATCAAGCGGCCCCGTCCGCGGCGCAGGGGTCGGCGGCCGACCGGTCCGCCGTCTTCGTGGGGAGCCGGGGGAAAAGGATCAACCAGCGGCAGGTGAGGGAAGTGGTGCATCGCCTGGCCCGAGAGGCCGGGGTCCCCGACATCAGCCCCCACGCCTTGCGGCATTCGGCCGCCACCCACCTTCTGGATGGAGGGGCGGATTTGCGCGAGGTGCAGGAAATGCTGGGGCATTCCTCCCTGCAGACGACCCAGCGCTACACTCATGTGTCCATGGAGCAGCTGACCAAAAAGTACAAGCGGGCCTTTCCCCGGGCCTGA
- a CDS encoding DUF6725 family protein: MNLPQSIPSGIRVVVRVTDGTDPYSGRPQYRDFVGHVRAWDGKTLRMRRDASANGARPEEDVAIDADRIVRMKPVPERRAERPGWEGKR; encoded by the coding sequence ATGAATTTACCTCAGAGCATACCGTCGGGGATCCGCGTGGTCGTCCGAGTGACCGACGGGACCGACCCTTACAGCGGCCGTCCCCAATATCGAGATTTCGTGGGGCACGTCCGCGCCTGGGATGGAAAGACCCTACGTATGAGAAGGGACGCGTCGGCGAACGGGGCCAGGCCCGAAGAGGATGTGGCCATCGACGCCGACCGCATCGTCAGGATGAAGCCTGTTCCCGAGAGGCGGGCAGAAAGGCCCGGCTGGGAAGGAAAGCGATGA
- a CDS encoding ABC transporter permease, with protein MFRYFIRRLLQMIPVILGATLLIYALVFALPGDPVAAMFGSRPVNQQVAAQIRAEYNLDKPFFVQYLLFLKNAVTLDFGRTFSGQPVLSIMGRAFPVTIKLAIMAFVFEGLFGIVFGIISGLNKGKWFDSVILVLSLLLISVPTFVTGFVMQYFLGVKWHVFPVTASSNNSFLDLLMPAMVLGSASMAYIIRLTRTEVSSNRTLDYVRTARAKGMSNKNVIVRHILRNSLIPVVTYLGADLGALMGGAMISERIFNIFGVGYALYDGIYRGEQTLVVSLVTVLVFIFVICNLAVDMLYAVLDPRIRYHASQA; from the coding sequence ATGTTCAGATATTTCATACGCAGGCTTTTGCAGATGATTCCCGTGATCCTGGGGGCGACTTTGCTGATCTACGCCTTGGTCTTCGCCCTGCCGGGCGACCCCGTGGCCGCCATGTTCGGCAGCAGACCGGTGAATCAGCAGGTCGCCGCCCAGATCAGGGCGGAATACAATCTGGACAAACCCTTCTTCGTCCAGTACCTCCTTTTCCTGAAGAACGCCGTGACCCTCGATTTCGGGCGGACCTTCTCCGGGCAGCCGGTCCTGTCCATCATGGGCCGGGCCTTCCCGGTGACGATCAAGCTGGCCATCATGGCCTTCGTCTTCGAAGGGCTCTTCGGCATCGTTTTCGGCATCATCTCCGGCCTGAACAAGGGGAAATGGTTCGATTCGGTCATCCTGGTCCTCTCCCTGCTGCTGATTTCGGTCCCCACTTTCGTCACCGGCTTCGTCATGCAGTATTTCCTGGGGGTCAAATGGCACGTCTTCCCGGTGACGGCCAGCTCCAACAACAGCTTCCTGGACCTGCTCATGCCGGCCATGGTCCTGGGCAGCGCCTCCATGGCCTACATCATCAGGCTGACCAGGACGGAAGTCTCGTCCAATAGGACCTTGGACTACGTGCGCACGGCCCGGGCCAAAGGCATGTCCAACAAGAACGTGATCGTCCGCCATATCCTGCGCAATTCCCTGATCCCGGTCGTCACCTATTTGGGCGCCGACCTGGGGGCTCTCATGGGAGGGGCCATGATCTCCGAACGGATCTTCAACATCTTCGGAGTCGGCTACGCGCTCTATGACGGGATTTACCGGGGGGAGCAGACCCTGGTGGTCTCCCTGGTCACCGTCCTCGTGTTCATTTTCGTGATCTGCAATCTGGCGGTCGACATGCTCTACGCCGTCCTTGATCCCCGGATCCGTTACCATGCTTCGCAGGCTTAG
- a CDS encoding peptide ABC transporter substrate-binding protein: MKKHLFKSMVGAVAALSLSFGLAACGSGGSSSGATGEKSIVTVYNVEPQNKMIPGNVNENAGARVLDLIFAGLVTFDRNGIPHNEVAQSIKASKNNTFFTINLKSGWKFNDGTPVTASSFTKAWSYTANATNAQLNASFFSVIKGYDALQRKGVSPQAQLSGLKVVNDRTFTVELNKPSQVFSIMLGYIAFVPMPESFYKDPKAFGENPVGDGPYKFKSWTHNRSIEVVRNKDYHGFLKPKNAGITFKIYTDKESAYSDVRSGNLDVMDTVPTSALRTFRTDTSLKSYNKAGSRIETVTFSPNLKHFGNDKEGILRRRAVSLAIDRQQIASKVFSGVVTPATDFVSPPISGHTDKLKGADVLTYNPSEAKKLWAQANAISPWTSSDSIVLSYNSDGGTKDVFDAIANQLTNTLKVKATTNPVATFNEFRNEINQRKLVGVFRTGWMPDYPSAEDYLNPIYSSEAADGKGSNDGDYKNPKFDAILSQAAGVSSTAEANKLYQQGEEILLAELPTIPLYYYNNYGVTTSGVSGYYQGWDSVPRYEDLQKN; this comes from the coding sequence ATGAAAAAGCATTTATTCAAAAGCATGGTGGGGGCGGTCGCGGCCTTATCCCTCTCCTTTGGCCTGGCCGCCTGCGGATCCGGCGGTTCCTCCTCGGGAGCGACGGGGGAGAAGAGCATCGTCACCGTCTACAATGTGGAGCCCCAGAACAAGATGATCCCCGGCAATGTGAACGAAAACGCCGGCGCCCGGGTCTTGGACCTGATCTTCGCCGGCCTGGTCACTTTCGATCGTAACGGCATCCCCCACAATGAGGTCGCCCAGTCCATCAAGGCCAGCAAAAACAACACCTTCTTCACCATCAACCTCAAGAGCGGATGGAAATTCAACGATGGGACCCCCGTCACCGCCTCCTCCTTCACCAAAGCCTGGAGCTACACGGCCAACGCGACCAACGCCCAGCTGAACGCAAGCTTCTTCTCAGTCATCAAGGGGTACGACGCCCTGCAGCGCAAGGGGGTCTCTCCCCAAGCCCAACTGTCCGGACTCAAAGTCGTCAATGACCGGACCTTCACGGTGGAGCTGAACAAGCCTTCCCAGGTCTTCTCCATCATGCTGGGCTACATCGCCTTCGTCCCCATGCCCGAATCCTTCTACAAGGACCCTAAGGCCTTCGGCGAGAACCCGGTGGGCGATGGACCCTACAAGTTCAAGTCCTGGACCCACAACAGGTCCATCGAGGTCGTCAGGAACAAGGATTATCACGGCTTCCTCAAGCCCAAGAACGCGGGCATCACCTTCAAGATCTACACGGACAAGGAATCGGCCTACTCCGACGTGCGGTCCGGCAACCTGGATGTCATGGACACCGTGCCCACTTCGGCCTTGAGAACCTTCCGCACGGATACCTCCCTCAAGTCCTACAACAAGGCCGGATCCCGCATCGAGACGGTGACTTTCTCCCCCAACCTCAAGCATTTCGGCAATGACAAAGAGGGAATCCTCCGACGCCGGGCCGTCTCCCTGGCCATCGACCGGCAGCAAATCGCCTCCAAGGTCTTCTCCGGCGTGGTCACCCCGGCCACTGACTTCGTTTCTCCCCCCATCTCGGGCCATACGGACAAGCTCAAGGGGGCGGACGTGCTGACCTACAATCCCAGCGAAGCCAAGAAACTCTGGGCCCAGGCGAACGCCATCAGCCCCTGGACCTCCTCCGACTCCATCGTCCTGTCCTACAACTCCGACGGAGGCACCAAGGACGTGTTCGACGCCATCGCCAACCAGCTCACGAACACGCTGAAGGTGAAGGCGACCACCAACCCCGTGGCCACCTTCAACGAGTTCCGTAATGAGATCAACCAACGCAAGCTGGTCGGCGTCTTCCGCACGGGCTGGATGCCTGATTACCCTTCGGCCGAGGATTACCTGAACCCGATCTATTCATCCGAAGCCGCTGACGGCAAAGGTTCCAACGACGGCGATTACAAGAACCCCAAGTTCGACGCCATCCTCAGCCAGGCGGCCGGGGTCAGCTCGACCGCGGAGGCCAACAAGCTCTACCAGCAGGGTGAAGAGATCCTTCTGGCCGAGCTGCCGACCATCCCCCTGTATTACTACAACAACTACGGGGTGACCACGAGCGGCGTCAGCGGTTACTACCAGGGATGGGATTCCGTCCCCCGCTATGAGGACCTCCAGAAGAACTGA
- a CDS encoding DUF3159 domain-containing protein has product MNPVTPSSPESSSPSCSSTSSQDFSPLDTISGVRGLVESVLPALVFILLYLFTRSLPWIVGISLFIACAEFLLRLIQKQKLAGTLFGFVAVLVCLLTAWFSHDARNFYLPGFILNAVLLILLMISMVAKTPGVGFLVEVWRDADISDYSAWSARWKQDKSLLSAYRLATWIWAGIFALRLLVEIPLYVAQSVAWLGTARVILGIPLFLLGLWVSWILLAGPIQANKAARPSKTDSASSDSAPSDSTPVNSESELS; this is encoded by the coding sequence GTGAACCCAGTGACCCCTTCCTCCCCGGAATCCTCTTCCCCCTCTTGTTCTTCCACTTCCTCGCAGGATTTCTCCCCTCTGGATACGATCAGCGGGGTCCGCGGCCTGGTCGAATCCGTCCTGCCCGCCTTGGTCTTCATTCTCCTGTACCTTTTCACGCGTTCCCTGCCGTGGATCGTGGGTATTTCCCTTTTCATCGCCTGCGCCGAGTTCCTGCTTCGCCTGATTCAGAAGCAGAAGCTGGCCGGGACCCTTTTCGGCTTCGTCGCCGTCCTGGTCTGTCTTCTGACCGCCTGGTTCAGTCATGATGCCAGGAATTTCTATCTGCCCGGCTTCATCCTCAACGCCGTTTTGCTGATTCTCCTGATGATTTCGATGGTTGCCAAGACCCCCGGTGTCGGTTTTCTGGTCGAAGTGTGGCGGGACGCTGACATTTCCGATTATTCGGCTTGGTCGGCCCGATGGAAGCAGGACAAGTCTCTCCTGTCCGCCTACCGCCTGGCGACCTGGATTTGGGCCGGGATTTTCGCTCTAAGACTCCTGGTGGAGATCCCTCTTTACGTGGCGCAATCGGTCGCCTGGCTGGGAACCGCCCGGGTGATTCTGGGCATCCCACTTTTCCTGCTGGGTCTGTGGGTCTCATGGATCCTTCTCGCCGGGCCGATTCAGGCGAACAAGGCCGCTCGGCCGTCAAAGACCGACTCTGCCTCTTCCGATTCCGCTCCTTCCGATTCCACCCCTGTGAATTCAGAAAGTGAGCTTTCATGA